In one window of Bdellovibrio bacteriovorus W DNA:
- a CDS encoding integration host factor, alpha subunit (COG0776 Bacterial nucleoid DNA-binding protein): MKAMAGQNLGKSTVTKADIVENVYQKIGFSKKEASELVELCFDTLKTVLQNGDKVKISGFGNFVVRGKNERIGRNPQTGEQIKISARRVLTFRPSQVLKAMLNGEEYAHLKDDDDDDDDFDDNE; this comes from the coding sequence ATGAAAGCTATGGCTGGCCAGAATTTAGGAAAATCCACAGTGACTAAAGCTGATATCGTGGAGAACGTTTATCAGAAGATTGGCTTTTCAAAAAAAGAAGCTTCTGAACTTGTTGAGCTCTGCTTTGACACTTTAAAAACAGTTCTTCAAAACGGAGATAAAGTTAAGATCTCTGGTTTTGGAAACTTCGTTGTTCGCGGTAAAAACGAAAGAATCGGTCGCAACCCTCAAACAGGTGAGCAAATTAAAATTTCTGCTCGTCGTGTACTTACTTTTAGACCTTCTCAAGTTCTTAAAGCGATGTTGAACGGCGAAGAATATGCTCACTTAAAGGATGACGACGATGACGACGACGACTTCGATGACAATGAATAA